The following proteins are co-located in the Leptospira weilii genome:
- the lysS gene encoding lysine--tRNA ligase produces MLDSNELIQQRIQKIEELKKQGINPYPVRFFPDSKSKDIVEKFEKNPTGPETKFKLGGRLHSKRVMGKASFAHLKDGTGIIQLYATRDDLGEISYAIFKSLDLGDIIGLEGYLFKTQKGEITLHVTSVELLAKCIRPLPVVKEKDGVIYDAFADVEQRYRMRYVDLVVNDHVRDTFITRSRIVSEIRSFLTNEGFLEVETPMMQPIAGGAAARPFVTHHNTLDMQLFLRIAPELYLKRLIVGGMDRVFELNRNFRNEGTSTKHNPEFTMMEAYIAFADMNTMLDLTERLITHLAQKIHGTLKIQYGKDLIDLSPPWRKVTYTDIIKEYSGIDFSLITSLEEAKKKASELKVDVSKCNTIWKVADEVFSEKAEPNLIQPVFIIDYPKELSPLAKSNPDKPGYVERFEPYVAGREIGNAFTELNDPFDQKERFEDQVKQREAGDDEAFMMDEDYIRALEYGMPPTGGLGIGIDRLVMLLTDSHSIRDTILFPLMRPE; encoded by the coding sequence ATGTTAGACTCAAACGAACTCATTCAACAAAGAATTCAAAAAATCGAAGAATTAAAAAAACAGGGAATCAATCCTTACCCGGTTCGTTTTTTTCCGGATTCAAAATCGAAAGACATCGTTGAAAAGTTCGAAAAAAATCCTACCGGCCCGGAAACCAAATTCAAATTAGGCGGGAGATTACATTCCAAAAGAGTGATGGGAAAAGCGAGTTTCGCCCATCTCAAAGACGGCACAGGAATCATTCAACTTTACGCGACCCGAGACGATTTAGGGGAAATTTCCTACGCAATTTTTAAGTCTCTTGATCTGGGAGATATCATCGGACTGGAAGGTTATCTTTTTAAAACCCAAAAAGGAGAAATCACATTACACGTCACATCTGTGGAACTTCTCGCCAAATGTATTCGTCCTCTTCCCGTGGTAAAAGAGAAAGACGGAGTCATATACGACGCATTTGCCGACGTCGAACAGAGATATAGAATGCGGTACGTGGATCTTGTGGTGAACGATCACGTCAGGGATACGTTTATCACGAGAAGCCGGATCGTTTCCGAAATCAGAAGTTTCCTCACCAACGAAGGTTTTTTGGAGGTGGAAACTCCGATGATGCAACCGATTGCGGGGGGCGCTGCGGCGAGACCTTTCGTAACCCATCATAATACGTTGGACATGCAGTTGTTTTTGAGAATCGCTCCCGAACTTTATCTCAAACGTTTGATCGTGGGGGGCATGGACCGAGTTTTCGAACTCAATCGAAACTTTAGAAACGAAGGAACCTCGACAAAACATAACCCCGAATTTACGATGATGGAGGCCTACATCGCATTTGCAGACATGAATACGATGCTTGACCTTACCGAAAGACTCATCACACACTTAGCGCAAAAAATCCACGGAACGTTAAAAATTCAATACGGCAAAGATCTGATCGATCTTTCTCCTCCTTGGAGAAAAGTAACTTACACGGATATCATCAAAGAGTACAGCGGAATCGATTTCAGTCTGATCACTTCTTTGGAAGAAGCGAAGAAAAAAGCCTCCGAATTGAAAGTGGACGTTTCCAAATGTAATACGATCTGGAAAGTGGCGGACGAAGTCTTTTCCGAAAAAGCGGAACCGAATCTAATCCAACCCGTTTTTATCATCGATTATCCGAAAGAGCTATCTCCTCTCGCGAAATCCAATCCGGATAAGCCGGGTTATGTGGAACGATTTGAACCTTACGTAGCCGGAAGAGAAATCGGAAACGCATTCACAGAGTTAAACGATCCTTTCGATCAAAAAGAAAGATTCGAAGATCAGGTAAAACAAAGAGAAGCTGGAGACGACGAAGCATTTATGATGGATGAGGATTATATTCGCGCTCTGGAATACGGAATGCCTCCGACAGGAGGGCTCGGAATCGGAATCGACCGTTTGGTGATGCTTTTGACCGATTCCCATTCTATTCGGGACACCATTCTGTTTCCATTGATGAGGCCGGAATAA
- a CDS encoding glycosyltransferase family 2 protein — MKNNRYYRNQIWITKIFLLLTIVACSFAGFEMFGIFWEQLLDRRPFAAIGQVAFFFIIALLTYGNFVYQFTRIGYFKRLLKHSPRSRAELEKIYKQDCPPLAVMVPSYKEELDVVRETLLSAALQDYPNRRVVLLIDDPPKPKSYADFEALQNMRALPNSLQKEFNEAADPFIQAQKEYLERKLSHKSKPLKETERLIQLYKEAAFWFQNRVNSYNDPAIRKELPEHIRAFMRDFFFKEWGILHLERVSELELLWMKGGADPERIEKEYNRLASLFCVNFSTFERKKYLNLSHLPNKAMNLNSYIALLGKRWKEREDSHGFFLEESNNTDFSFEIPKADLLITLDADSVLLPDYILKLSHVMSSPENEKIAVVQAPYSSFPGATNVLENMAGATTDIQYQIHQGFTYFKATFWVGANAMLRHKALLDIRTVYEERGFQIHKYIQDNTVIEDTESSIDLLDVNWNLYNYPERLAYSATPPDFGSLLIQRRRWANGGLIILPKLLRYVFRRPWSLIKFIEAFFRVHYLGSIAAVNIGLVILMGSPLGEGMETYWIAVSSLPYFILYGMDLARIGYKWIDLVRVYSLNLLLIPVNLAGVFMSINQAITGKQIPFSRTPKVIGRTAIPALYVVAEYSLLAQLLFGFITNYLHRNWVYSIYNLGNAFLLGYGIIKFIGLRFCWEDILLSMNKPPVEIVEKVAHLVEPRVTIDLEIYKQSTD; from the coding sequence TTGAAAAACAACCGGTATTACCGGAACCAGATCTGGATCACAAAAATCTTTCTTCTCTTAACAATCGTCGCCTGTTCTTTCGCCGGTTTCGAGATGTTCGGAATTTTCTGGGAACAGCTTCTCGATCGTAGACCTTTTGCGGCCATAGGACAAGTCGCGTTTTTCTTCATCATCGCCCTTCTGACCTACGGTAACTTCGTTTATCAATTTACCCGAATCGGCTATTTCAAAAGACTTTTGAAACATTCTCCCCGGAGCCGGGCAGAATTAGAAAAGATCTACAAACAGGATTGTCCTCCCTTGGCAGTAATGGTGCCTTCCTACAAGGAAGAATTGGACGTCGTTCGCGAAACACTTCTTTCTGCGGCGCTTCAAGATTATCCGAATCGGAGAGTTGTATTACTCATCGACGATCCTCCAAAGCCAAAAAGTTATGCGGATTTTGAAGCTCTACAAAATATGAGAGCGTTACCGAATTCTCTTCAAAAGGAATTCAACGAGGCTGCCGATCCTTTTATTCAAGCCCAGAAGGAATATCTGGAACGTAAGCTTTCTCACAAATCCAAACCTTTGAAAGAAACGGAACGTTTGATTCAGCTTTATAAGGAGGCCGCTTTTTGGTTTCAAAATCGAGTAAACTCGTATAACGATCCTGCGATCCGAAAGGAACTTCCCGAACATATCCGCGCTTTTATGAGAGATTTCTTTTTTAAGGAATGGGGCATACTTCATTTAGAGAGAGTTTCCGAACTGGAGTTGCTTTGGATGAAAGGCGGGGCCGATCCAGAAAGGATTGAAAAAGAATACAATCGTCTTGCGTCTTTATTTTGCGTAAATTTTTCCACCTTTGAAAGAAAGAAATATCTGAACCTTTCCCATCTTCCCAACAAAGCGATGAACCTGAATAGCTACATAGCTCTTTTGGGAAAAAGATGGAAAGAACGAGAAGATTCTCACGGATTTTTTTTGGAAGAATCCAACAATACCGATTTTTCTTTTGAAATTCCTAAGGCGGATTTGCTGATTACCTTGGACGCAGACAGCGTTCTTCTTCCCGATTACATTCTGAAATTATCCCACGTCATGTCCTCTCCCGAAAATGAAAAAATAGCCGTGGTACAAGCTCCTTACAGTTCCTTTCCGGGAGCGACTAACGTTCTAGAAAACATGGCCGGAGCGACCACCGACATTCAGTATCAGATTCATCAAGGTTTTACATATTTCAAAGCCACGTTCTGGGTAGGTGCGAATGCGATGCTTCGCCACAAAGCGCTTCTGGATATCAGGACCGTTTACGAAGAACGCGGCTTTCAAATTCATAAATATATTCAAGACAATACGGTCATCGAAGACACGGAATCCAGCATCGATCTTTTGGATGTAAATTGGAATCTTTATAACTATCCGGAAAGACTCGCCTACAGTGCGACTCCTCCCGACTTCGGATCGCTTTTGATCCAAAGAAGGAGGTGGGCCAACGGAGGTCTTATCATTCTTCCAAAACTTCTTCGTTACGTATTTCGGCGTCCCTGGAGTCTTATAAAATTCATAGAAGCCTTTTTTCGAGTCCACTATCTCGGGTCGATCGCGGCGGTGAACATAGGCCTTGTCATTCTTATGGGTAGCCCTCTGGGAGAAGGAATGGAAACGTATTGGATAGCGGTCTCTTCTCTTCCATATTTCATCTTATACGGCATGGACTTGGCAAGAATCGGATACAAGTGGATCGATCTAGTTCGAGTCTATTCTCTCAACTTACTTTTGATTCCCGTAAACTTAGCCGGTGTTTTCATGTCGATCAACCAGGCGATTACGGGAAAACAAATTCCATTCAGTAGAACCCCAAAGGTAATCGGTAGGACTGCGATTCCCGCTCTTTACGTAGTCGCCGAATACTCTCTTTTAGCCCAATTGCTTTTCGGATTTATCACGAACTATCTGCATAGAAACTGGGTCTATTCGATCTACAACTTAGGAAACGCTTTTCTTTTAGGTTATGGAATCATTAAATTTATAGGACTCCGATTCTGCTGGGAAGACATTCTGCTTTCCATGAATAAACCTCCGGTGGAGATCGTAGAAAAGGTCGCTCATTTGGTGGAACCGAGGGTTACGATCGATCTGGAGATCTACAAACAAAGCACGGATTGA
- a CDS encoding polysaccharide deacetylase family protein, producing the protein MLRRPIFWIGTFWITFNVCNSPFRESKTSLSPKINSNGIPVLIYHEIVTDSQKESGETVISLQKFEEQMQYLFSKGYNPITTKDLLSYMRKEKVLPDKSVVLNFDDGWKNVLNAVPVLNRYSFPASFWIIAGPKGIGNGEYLEWSDIRELSKNPRFEIGSHTYSHPWNPNDNLVTWVDNRVDGKSEKDALFELKESKRILESKLGILVDYLAWPCGWYNDKLIQLAVQSGYKAIFTTEDGTNLPGGDPLRIKRVFIDGKCDLTSFIKQLENPRYIVCQKSKKPTQGNSPYSY; encoded by the coding sequence ATTTTAAGACGGCCGATTTTTTGGATCGGAACGTTTTGGATCACATTCAATGTTTGTAATTCTCCTTTTAGGGAATCCAAAACCTCTCTTTCTCCAAAAATCAATTCGAACGGAATCCCGGTTCTTATCTATCATGAAATCGTAACCGATTCCCAAAAAGAATCTGGAGAAACCGTGATTTCTCTGCAAAAGTTCGAAGAACAGATGCAATATCTTTTTTCCAAAGGTTATAACCCGATTACGACGAAGGACCTTCTTTCCTATATGCGGAAAGAAAAAGTTTTACCGGACAAGTCCGTGGTTTTAAACTTCGACGACGGTTGGAAAAACGTCTTAAACGCAGTTCCAGTACTCAATCGATACTCCTTTCCGGCTTCTTTCTGGATCATAGCCGGACCGAAAGGTATCGGAAACGGAGAATATCTGGAATGGTCCGATATCCGAGAACTCTCCAAGAATCCTCGATTTGAAATCGGATCTCATACCTACAGCCATCCCTGGAATCCAAATGATAACTTGGTGACTTGGGTCGACAATCGTGTCGATGGAAAAAGTGAAAAAGACGCTCTCTTTGAACTGAAAGAATCCAAAAGAATCCTAGAATCCAAGTTAGGCATCCTTGTCGACTATCTAGCCTGGCCCTGTGGCTGGTACAATGATAAACTCATACAGTTAGCAGTGCAGTCAGGTTATAAAGCGATATTTACAACGGAAGATGGAACCAATTTGCCGGGAGGAGATCCTTTGAGAATCAAACGTGTTTTCATAGATGGAAAATGTGATCTTACTTCTTTTATCAAACAATTGGAAAATCCAAGATACATCGTATGCCAAAAGTCTAAAAAACCCACACAGGGAAATTCTCCCTATTCTTATTAA
- a CDS encoding DUF1993 domain-containing protein: MLYEITILQFSKMLKNLKLILEQGEVHAESKKFDMQILLNSRLAPDQFHLIKQIQTVCDTAKLGVSRLTGKEAPKHDDQEKTIAELQTRIQSTLDYLSTFTEKDFVDSNERKIFHPRWDGKYMTGKEFAIQHAIPNFYFHIATAYSILRHNGVDIGKKNYLGEMPLKNEPQSQRVS, from the coding sequence ATGCTCTACGAAATCACGATTCTTCAATTTTCCAAAATGCTCAAAAATCTAAAACTTATCTTGGAACAAGGAGAGGTTCACGCAGAATCTAAAAAGTTCGACATGCAAATCCTACTGAACTCTAGGCTGGCCCCCGATCAGTTCCATCTCATCAAACAAATTCAAACCGTCTGCGATACGGCAAAACTGGGGGTTTCCAGACTTACCGGAAAAGAAGCGCCAAAACACGACGATCAAGAAAAAACCATCGCAGAATTACAAACAAGAATCCAATCCACGTTAGACTATCTTTCTACCTTTACGGAAAAGGACTTCGTCGATTCGAACGAACGAAAGATCTTCCATCCGCGCTGGGACGGAAAGTATATGACCGGAAAAGAATTCGCAATTCAACACGCGATTCCCAATTTCTACTTTCATATCGCGACTGCGTATTCCATCCTCCGCCACAACGGAGTCGATATCGGAAAGAAAAATTACCTCGGTGAAATGCCGCTTAAAAATGAGCCTCAATCACAAAGGGTTTCTTGA
- a CDS encoding tetratricopeptide repeat protein — translation MKRTFVVYLVVLLFAFDLAGEEFSEPYQNIKSYIERGNLKTAQESLSDLLKIYPDDAVLQLYQNKLWIAYADSFFQKGSINLALSYYSKVDKEWANNPHVKSQIRKCLNNFKSVSEIQRLPAKMIENTEPTVSTIPSEGILSGLEEIKDQISNVQWIAFLNLGILSILIGYSVFFRKR, via the coding sequence ATGAAAAGAACTTTTGTTGTCTATTTAGTCGTCCTACTTTTCGCCTTTGACCTCGCCGGAGAAGAGTTTAGCGAACCGTACCAAAACATAAAATCTTACATTGAAAGAGGGAATCTAAAAACTGCGCAGGAAAGTTTGTCGGACCTTTTAAAGATTTATCCAGACGACGCGGTTTTACAATTATACCAGAACAAATTGTGGATTGCCTATGCGGACAGTTTTTTTCAAAAAGGATCCATAAACTTAGCTTTGAGTTACTATTCGAAAGTTGATAAGGAATGGGCAAACAATCCTCATGTTAAGAGTCAGATTCGAAAATGCCTTAATAATTTTAAAAGTGTTTCAGAAATACAAAGATTGCCCGCAAAAATGATCGAAAATACGGAACCCACTGTTTCGACAATTCCCAGTGAGGGAATACTAAGTGGTTTAGAAGAGATTAAAGATCAAATCAGTAACGTTCAATGGATCGCTTTTTTAAATTTGGGAATTCTTTCGATACTCATAGGTTATTCCGTGTTTTTTAGAAAAAGATAA
- a CDS encoding Kelch repeat-containing protein, with amino-acid sequence MKYLVLIALFLSCGDSTLFEGSKARKNNIENIFFLSIRPNSATLVWNCEEEMDAYATYGRETLDKIIPSLNFGKSHIVTLTDLIPQTDYIYTVSCGNNLDDMTWMNRFQSAVSDDPIKTRGIWLLGGIGTDGNPISQIDLYDPVENRWYPNITQMPTPRAFANIIAHKNKIYVMGGLIKSGPSFNATDRVDEYDPFLNLWRTLSPMPNTHQSGNSLSVENSIVIIAGTTSEAMQTGTLINTVYEFSPSNGDLGTWTKYVSNSAIFQRIDIASCNTGGSLFFAGGRRASDGSPFASSDGYIPGISSTTFVVESSLNVARHGSAAACYIPNSKDPFPSDPPAILIAGGSTSSNLIQPSSGILPTNSFEYSRINPSAFNSYAALPSNLYYPSMEISYDRRSAFVFGGETSLGNLSDMVFSLDLSTPATSQWQSVNSKMPLPRYGHKSILLSH; translated from the coding sequence ATGAAATACTTAGTCCTTATCGCCTTATTTTTGTCATGCGGAGATTCCACTTTATTTGAGGGAAGTAAGGCTCGAAAAAATAACATAGAAAATATTTTCTTTCTAAGCATAAGGCCGAATTCAGCTACTTTAGTCTGGAATTGCGAGGAAGAAATGGACGCTTACGCGACTTACGGAAGAGAAACTTTGGATAAGATAATTCCTAGTTTAAATTTCGGAAAATCGCATATCGTCACCCTAACCGATTTGATTCCGCAAACGGATTACATTTATACCGTTTCTTGCGGAAATAATCTAGACGATATGACTTGGATGAACCGTTTTCAATCCGCAGTGAGCGACGATCCAATTAAAACCAGAGGTATTTGGCTGTTAGGCGGCATAGGAACGGACGGGAATCCAATCTCACAAATCGATTTGTACGATCCGGTGGAAAACCGATGGTATCCTAATATTACGCAAATGCCAACTCCGAGAGCTTTCGCAAATATTATCGCGCATAAAAATAAAATCTATGTCATGGGCGGTTTGATAAAGTCCGGGCCTTCTTTCAACGCTACCGATCGAGTGGACGAATATGATCCGTTTTTAAATTTATGGAGAACCCTTTCTCCGATGCCGAATACTCATCAAAGTGGAAATTCCTTATCGGTTGAAAATTCAATCGTTATAATCGCGGGAACCACGTCCGAAGCGATGCAAACAGGCACATTGATAAATACCGTTTACGAATTTTCCCCTTCCAATGGAGATTTAGGAACTTGGACAAAATACGTTTCCAACAGTGCGATCTTCCAAAGAATCGACATAGCTTCCTGTAATACCGGGGGCTCGCTCTTTTTTGCCGGAGGTAGAAGGGCGTCGGATGGAAGCCCGTTTGCTAGTTCCGACGGATACATTCCGGGTATAAGTTCCACGACCTTTGTTGTTGAAAGTTCGTTGAACGTAGCCCGACACGGATCGGCGGCTGCTTGTTATATTCCCAATTCAAAAGATCCCTTTCCATCGGATCCTCCGGCAATCTTAATAGCGGGAGGATCCACTTCATCAAATTTAATCCAACCTTCTTCCGGGATTCTGCCAACGAACTCATTCGAATATAGTCGAATCAATCCCTCCGCTTTCAATTCTTATGCTGCCCTTCCATCCAATCTTTATTACCCTTCTATGGAAATTTCATACGACCGCAGAAGTGCATTTGTTTTTGGCGGCGAAACATCCTTAGGTAATTTAAGCGACATGGTTTTCAGCCTAGATCTTTCCACCCCCGCAACCTCTCAATGGCAATCCGTAAATTCTAAAATGCCACTTCCAAGATACGGCCACAAATCGATTCTATTGAGTCATTAA
- a CDS encoding LA_3334 family protein, with protein MPFLRKRFGRNSMIVFVFCFSNLNAAELVLKNGDSFIGSVIEETEAKTKFLWKGEEYEIPKSDISSIDRKKKGADASYRYSSLKLKDGSVIVGVVVEESEELIVIKTNLGFINIEKQKLLETYSSLEPHPRLDRKYLSHLSKIWNNRFGLSLNALANHSPISQSNPVSYGGSLFIEPSAFDFSGYRLSFRMDYLQSKTAESNYLFLNQFVYFNKGKMFFDNPRLNFYFNIGLGASITSFSGNGEQRSGVSPSTILGFGWQGINFRSIQLRMGINSFCTFERAGTFCATGIELGAMYLL; from the coding sequence ATGCCATTTCTCAGGAAACGTTTCGGTCGGAATTCAATGATTGTATTTGTGTTCTGCTTTTCGAATTTGAATGCAGCGGAATTGGTTTTAAAGAACGGAGATTCTTTTATCGGATCCGTAATTGAAGAAACGGAAGCAAAAACGAAGTTTCTATGGAAAGGGGAAGAGTATGAAATTCCCAAATCCGATATTTCTTCGATCGACAGAAAGAAAAAAGGAGCGGACGCCTCTTACCGTTATTCTTCCCTCAAGTTAAAAGATGGAAGCGTAATTGTAGGAGTTGTAGTCGAAGAATCGGAAGAACTGATTGTCATAAAAACGAATTTAGGTTTTATTAATATTGAAAAACAGAAACTCTTAGAAACATATTCAAGTCTAGAACCTCATCCGAGATTAGATCGAAAATACCTATCTCATCTTAGTAAGATTTGGAACAACCGATTCGGGCTCAGTCTGAATGCTTTAGCAAATCACTCTCCAATTTCCCAATCAAATCCCGTATCGTATGGAGGCTCTCTCTTTATCGAACCTTCCGCTTTCGATTTTTCCGGTTATAGGCTATCTTTTCGAATGGATTATTTACAATCCAAGACCGCGGAATCGAATTACTTATTTCTAAATCAGTTTGTCTATTTCAACAAAGGAAAAATGTTCTTCGATAATCCTAGGTTGAATTTTTATTTCAATATCGGGTTAGGCGCCTCGATTACAAGTTTCTCAGGAAATGGGGAACAACGTAGCGGTGTGAGTCCTTCGACAATTTTAGGTTTTGGATGGCAGGGAATCAATTTCCGTTCGATTCAGCTTCGAATGGGAATCAACTCGTTTTGTACATTTGAGAGAGCCGGTACGTTTTGTGCGACAGGAATCGAATTGGGAGCCATGTACTTGTTATGA
- a CDS encoding Ig domain-containing protein — MEGKFVKKSYFPKLLLIVAMLGLGYSYYNCKISKEQLKDIMIGACTFWPADWGVKPPVCAFVNQIAPGGRSPACVGCEYGYSFGYCKPDEIGYGGSFSSHWENDNSKKFCGKTIELPNGSLDCVKVETCAGAGGTTVQNARVGEYIGDNNFIPLPPILKALSPSNAARIYQSSPIQIQFDKSTQSDSFTFSGPIGSSIGNRFQINRADLFNDRLVIPGQSNRAVGVGRTLSVKGLDIDGKEIAITLVYSVQQDGIPMDPTTSTCQPECQVNWLNPYSIQFTASGGFPPYQWYIAGDPNAYPPGVNLSTSGLLTGPATANFLGLYPFTVIIIDATGNTQVFPVVINSIDEIAACFFAGICG, encoded by the coding sequence TTGGAAGGGAAATTTGTGAAAAAGAGCTATTTTCCGAAACTATTGTTAATCGTCGCAATGCTCGGTTTAGGTTACAGCTATTATAACTGTAAAATTAGCAAAGAACAATTAAAAGACATTATGATTGGAGCATGTACGTTTTGGCCCGCAGATTGGGGAGTTAAACCTCCAGTGTGTGCATTTGTGAATCAAATTGCGCCAGGAGGAAGAAGCCCGGCATGCGTAGGGTGTGAATACGGTTATTCATTTGGGTATTGTAAGCCAGACGAAATCGGTTATGGAGGCTCATTTTCATCTCATTGGGAAAATGATAACAGTAAGAAGTTTTGCGGAAAAACGATCGAGCTGCCTAACGGTTCTTTGGATTGTGTAAAGGTGGAAACTTGCGCAGGCGCAGGTGGTACAACTGTTCAAAATGCCCGAGTCGGCGAATATATCGGTGATAACAATTTTATTCCTCTACCTCCAATCCTAAAAGCTCTCAGTCCTTCCAATGCTGCGAGAATTTACCAAAGCTCTCCGATTCAGATTCAATTTGATAAATCCACTCAATCGGATTCCTTTACATTTTCCGGTCCGATCGGTTCCAGCATCGGGAATCGATTTCAAATCAATCGAGCCGATCTTTTCAACGATAGACTTGTAATTCCGGGTCAATCGAACCGAGCCGTGGGCGTAGGAAGAACGTTAAGCGTAAAAGGTTTAGATATCGATGGTAAAGAAATCGCTATAACGCTCGTGTATTCAGTTCAGCAAGATGGTATTCCAATGGATCCAACAACTTCGACATGCCAACCGGAATGCCAAGTCAATTGGTTAAACCCTTATTCCATACAATTCACCGCCTCGGGAGGATTTCCGCCTTATCAATGGTATATTGCCGGAGATCCGAATGCGTATCCGCCTGGAGTGAATTTATCGACTTCCGGTCTATTGACCGGACCCGCTACCGCGAACTTCTTAGGTTTGTATCCGTTCACCGTGATAATTATCGACGCGACCGGAAATACACAAGTTTTTCCGGTCGTAATCAATTCCATTGATGAGATTGCGGCTTGTTTCTTTGCTGGGATTTGCGGATAA
- a CDS encoding LIC_11904 family protein: protein MHCKNQKGDRSASAISLQLMSLFSQNDSPINRSGGTVTNLQNSHLVSKFQLNPEIFENIGFLYTRNLNFPELRRIQDFSVVHLDDSIRDTSLLQTDVNLFILDSPKGNIIYSNSNQSIRYFHDDRIENYKQIYVFPNGRILFISSDNFLDLCYTFTATGNISFAPNCIKTNIGAYSIFEFKPDNGEVILLDHQKQLKKFNIIDNSLTSLNINPQPIEVFSLAYNNGFLGVLENKGTKLTLFSEGNGRFNFTNSLEDFSFVTQKGIRYNAPQLLGIAVNSSGSIYATCPSEDAVYSFNGDLRITDVYEFLPEIRPYKKIINPHKILISKRNEYLYVSNRSALEILKDSVNNPSDDFQWILPVQSDSIENAFKNLVNSGGYDPNKSIFDQPGIKEIVQSWKGNL from the coding sequence ATTCATTGCAAGAATCAAAAAGGGGACCGAAGCGCCTCGGCCATTTCGCTTCAACTAATGAGCCTTTTTTCTCAAAATGACTCTCCAATAAATCGTTCCGGAGGGACTGTAACAAATCTCCAGAACTCCCACTTAGTTTCAAAATTTCAACTCAATCCGGAAATTTTCGAAAACATAGGTTTTCTTTACACTCGAAACTTAAATTTCCCCGAATTACGGAGAATTCAGGATTTTTCCGTGGTTCATTTAGACGACTCCATTCGTGATACGAGTCTTTTGCAGACCGATGTAAATCTTTTCATCCTGGATTCGCCAAAAGGAAACATTATTTATTCCAATTCAAATCAAAGTATTCGATATTTTCATGACGACCGTATCGAAAACTATAAGCAAATTTATGTTTTTCCCAACGGAAGAATTCTCTTCATTTCCTCCGATAACTTTTTAGATCTGTGTTACACATTCACTGCGACGGGTAACATTAGCTTCGCTCCAAACTGTATCAAAACAAACATAGGCGCTTATTCAATTTTTGAGTTTAAACCAGATAACGGAGAAGTGATTTTATTGGATCACCAAAAACAATTAAAAAAATTTAATATAATCGATAATTCTTTAACCTCTTTGAATATAAATCCGCAGCCGATAGAAGTGTTTTCCTTAGCCTATAACAACGGTTTTTTAGGTGTCTTAGAAAATAAAGGAACCAAATTAACTTTATTTTCCGAAGGGAACGGACGATTCAATTTTACAAATTCCCTAGAAGACTTTTCTTTTGTTACACAAAAAGGAATCAGATACAACGCTCCTCAGCTTTTAGGGATCGCAGTCAATTCGAGCGGTAGCATTTACGCAACTTGCCCTTCCGAAGACGCGGTTTACTCATTCAACGGAGATTTAAGAATCACCGATGTCTACGAATTTCTCCCCGAGATAAGACCCTATAAAAAGATAATCAATCCCCATAAGATCTTAATCTCTAAAAGGAACGAATACCTTTACGTTTCAAATCGATCCGCTTTAGAAATTCTGAAAGACTCCGTAAATAATCCAAGCGATGACTTTCAATGGATCTTACCGGTTCAATCCGATTCCATTGAAAACGCATTTAAGAATTTAGTTAACTCGGGCGGGTATGATCCGAACAAAAGTATTTTCGATCAACCTGGCATAAAAGAAATCGTTCAATCTTGGAAGGGAAATTTGTGA
- a CDS encoding CDP-alcohol phosphatidyltransferase family protein, with the protein MIVQEKKPQELLEDRIFTISNLLSISRVFLLPFFITFTKTYMASPEKTEFLLYAILTCLLAVLTDYLDGFLARLFHQESVLGRYLDPICDKIVTIGGLSVIVHYFRFPLWILIAYIIREILGIWLGSFLYLKRGIQGKPNWWGKFGVGLVAITVFWYMCIPLIKFRIPGESILKHPEISGYILVMILCAGIFAYSKRYWDIVFHPEKIQIDPADKKTRKKYELV; encoded by the coding sequence ATGATCGTTCAGGAAAAAAAACCTCAGGAACTTTTAGAAGACAGGATCTTCACCATTTCCAATTTACTTTCGATCAGTAGAGTTTTTCTTTTACCCTTTTTCATCACTTTCACAAAAACATATATGGCTTCGCCGGAAAAAACCGAATTCCTACTTTACGCCATACTTACATGCCTTTTAGCAGTACTTACCGATTATCTCGACGGATTTCTTGCAAGGCTTTTCCATCAAGAATCCGTTCTTGGTAGATACTTAGATCCTATCTGCGACAAGATCGTGACAATCGGAGGACTTTCAGTCATCGTTCATTACTTTCGTTTTCCGCTTTGGATTCTAATTGCTTACATCATCCGCGAAATTTTAGGAATCTGGTTGGGAAGCTTTCTTTACCTCAAACGGGGAATTCAGGGAAAACCAAATTGGTGGGGAAAATTCGGAGTTGGGCTCGTAGCGATTACAGTTTTCTGGTATATGTGTATCCCTCTCATCAAATTTCGAATTCCAGGAGAAAGTATTCTGAAACACCCAGAAATCTCCGGTTACATCCTCGTTATGATTCTTTGTGCGGGAATCTTCGCTTATTCCAAACGTTACTGGGACATCGTATTTCATCCGGAAAAAATCCAAATCGATCCTGCGGATAAAAAGACTCGAAAGAAATACGAATTGGTTTGA